Proteins encoded within one genomic window of Urocitellus parryii isolate mUroPar1 chromosome 16, mUroPar1.hap1, whole genome shotgun sequence:
- the Mkrn2 gene encoding E3 ubiquitin-protein ligase makorin-2 has protein sequence MSTKQVTCRYFMHGVCREGSQCLFSHDLANSKPSTICKYYQKGYCAYGPRCRYDHTRPSAAAAGAVGPLPHAGPSPGFHSPHPSADLTTSVVKTQSQEPGKREKRTLVLRDRNLSGLAEEKTHPSMVSNLGSCSDPQTSLEVKPHSYLDAIRSGLDDLEASSSYSSEPLCPYAAAGECRFGDSCVYLHGDMCEICRLRVLHPFDPEQRKAHEKICMSTFEHEMEKAFAFQASQDKVCSICMEVILEKASASERRFGILSNCNHTYCLSCIRQWRCAKQFENPIIKSCPECRVISEFVIPSVYWVEDQNKKNELIEAFKQGMGKKACKYFEQGKGTCPFGSKCLYRHAYPDGRLAEPEKPRKQLSSEGTVRFFNSVRLWDFIENRETRQVPSTEDVDMTELGDLFMHLSGVESSEP, from the exons GTACTTTATGCACGGTGTGTGTCGGGAAGGCAGCCAGTGCCTGTTCTCACATGACTTGGCGAACAGCAAGCCATCCACCATCTGCAAGTACTACCAGAAGGGCTACTGCGCCTACGGACCGCGGTGCAG ATACGATCACACGAGGCCCTCGGCTGCAGCTGCTGGGGCTGTGGGCCCCCTCCCCCATGCTGGGCCCTCCCCAGGCTTCCACAGTCCTCACCCTTCTGCCGACCTCACCACATCTGTCGTGAAAACCCAGTCCCAGGAGCCTGGGAAGCGGGAGAAGAGAACGCTGGTGCTCAGAGACCGAA ATCTCTCTGGCCTGGCTGAAGAAAAGACTCACCCAAGCATGGTGAGTAATCTAGGCAGCTGCAGTGACCCCCAGACGAGCCTGGAGGTGAAGCCCCATTCGTACCTCGATGCCATCAGGAGCGGCCTGGATGACTTGGAGGCCAGCAGCTCCTACAGCAGCGAGCCGCTGTGTCCCTACGCTGCGGCCGGGGAGTGCCGGTTTGGGGATTCCTGTGTCTACCTGCACGGGGACATGTGTGAGATCTGCAGGTTGCGAGTCCTGCACCCCTTCGACCCTGAGCAAAGGAAAGCGCATGAGAAG ATCTGCATGTCGACATTCGAACACGAGATGGAGAAGGCCTTTGCCTTCCAGGCCAGTCAGGACAAGGTGTGCAGCATCTGCATGGAGGTGATCCTGGAGAAGGCGTCGGCCTCAGAGAGGAGGTTTGGGATTCTCTCCAACTGCAACCACACCTACTGCCTGTCCTGCATCCGGCAGTGGAGGTGTGCCAAGCAGTTTGAAAACCCGATCATTAA GTCTTGTCCGGAGTGCCGTGTGATATCAGAGTTCGTGATTCCAAGCGTGTATTGGGTAGAAGATCAGAATAAAAAGAACGAGTTAATTGAAGCTTTCAAACAGGGAATGGG GAAAAAAGCTTGTAAATACTTTGAGCAAGGCAAGGGGACCTGCCCCTTTGGAAGCAAATGTCTTTACCGTCACGCGTACCCAGACGGGCGGCTGGCAGAGCCAGAGAAACCCCGGAAACAGCTCAGTTCTGAAGGCACTGTGAGG TTCTTTAACTCGGTGCGGCTGTGGGATTTCATCGAAAACCGAGAAACCCGGCAGGTCCCCAGCACTGAAGATGTTGACATGACAGAGCTTGGGGACCTCTTCATGCACCTTTCTGGAGTGGAATCCTCAGAACCCTAG